GAAATAGCGAAAAGACTAAAATCATTAGGATATATATAAATCACTCAAAAAGGAGCTAACAATTGGAAAGAGCAAAAAGGAGAGATAAAATCGCGAGTTCCGCTTCCCGGGTTTCAAGGAACACGCTGATTAATTTTGCGGCAAAGGTATCGGAATTAGCCGCCGGATTAGTTACGATTCCCCTTGCCACACGCTACCTCGGACTTGAACTTTTTGGAGAATATGCCTTTTTAAGCGCGGTCTCGTTAGTCTTGGGCCCCACAATAGCAATGGGTTCTTTGAGAATCCTGATAAGGGATATGTCCGTTGAAAAGGAAAAGTGTCCGCTTTTTCTTTCCTCCGGCTTAAATCTTAACTGGTTAATGAGCATTGCCGTATCGCTTATTGCCGTAATTGTCATTTTCTATTTTAATCTAACTTCAAAGGATGCGGTTATCTGCCTTTACATAGCGCTGCTGGGACAAATTCTGAAGTCAATGAA
The nucleotide sequence above comes from Nitrospirota bacterium. Encoded proteins:
- a CDS encoding oligosaccharide flippase family protein, yielding MERAKRRDKIASSASRVSRNTLINFAAKVSELAAGLVTIPLATRYLGLELFGEYAFLSAVSLVLGPTIAMGSLRILIRDMSVEKEKCPLFLSSGLNLNWLMSIAVSLIAVIVIFYFNLTSKDAVICLYIALLGQILKSM